Proteins from a single region of Trichocoleus desertorum ATA4-8-CV12:
- a CDS encoding alkene reductase gives MSANVDLLSSVKLGPYELPNRLVMAPLTRNRAGAGDVPRALNATYYAQRASAGLIITEASQVSPQGLGYPSTPGIYSPEQVAGWRLITDAVHAKGGRIFLQLWHVGRISHPALQPDGALPVAPSAIAPTGQASTYEGMKPFVTPRALETHEIPEIVEQYRQGAQNALEAGFDGVEIHAANGYLIDQFLRDGTNHRTDEYGGSIENRARFLLEVTAAVVGVWGGVGEASRNGGRVGVRLAPSGSFNSMSDSDPVATFTYAAQALNQFNLAYLHIVEPRADENFTADTPASRLTTGYFRPIFKGTLIAAGGHDRESGNAVLANGEADLVAYGRLFIANPDLPERFAINAPLNPAERSTFYGGDERGYIDYPALSLQSA, from the coding sequence ATGAGTGCCAATGTTGATCTCCTCTCTTCGGTAAAGCTCGGTCCTTACGAACTGCCGAATCGCTTGGTGATGGCTCCTCTGACTCGGAATCGGGCGGGAGCAGGTGATGTGCCTAGAGCCTTAAATGCGACTTACTATGCTCAACGAGCTTCCGCAGGTTTGATCATCACTGAAGCCAGCCAAGTGTCACCCCAAGGCTTGGGATATCCTAGTACCCCTGGTATTTACTCACCAGAACAAGTAGCAGGCTGGCGGCTGATCACTGATGCTGTCCATGCGAAGGGAGGGCGGATCTTCTTACAACTTTGGCATGTAGGACGGATCTCCCATCCTGCTCTACAACCAGACGGCGCTTTGCCTGTGGCTCCTTCCGCGATCGCACCCACAGGGCAAGCTTCTACCTATGAAGGCATGAAACCCTTTGTCACTCCTCGCGCTCTAGAAACCCATGAAATTCCTGAGATTGTAGAGCAATACCGTCAGGGGGCGCAAAATGCTTTAGAGGCTGGGTTTGATGGAGTAGAGATTCACGCGGCCAACGGTTACCTGATCGATCAGTTTTTGCGAGATGGGACTAACCACCGCACAGATGAATATGGCGGCTCCATTGAAAACCGAGCTAGGTTTTTGTTAGAAGTTACCGCAGCCGTGGTGGGTGTGTGGGGCGGCGTTGGCGAAGCCTCCCGGAACGGGGGGCGTGTCGGAGTTCGTCTGGCTCCCAGCGGTTCCTTCAACAGCATGTCTGACTCTGATCCTGTAGCAACGTTTACCTATGCGGCTCAAGCTTTAAACCAGTTTAATTTGGCTTATCTACATATTGTGGAACCCAGAGCTGACGAAAACTTTACCGCTGACACCCCTGCCTCTCGCTTAACCACAGGCTACTTCCGCCCGATCTTCAAAGGCACACTCATTGCGGCGGGAGGCCACGATCGCGAGAGCGGAAATGCGGTGCTAGCCAACGGAGAAGCAGATTTAGTCGCTTACGGTAGGCTGTTCATTGCGAACCCGGATCTGCCAGAACGCTTTGCCATCAATGCTCCGCTCAATCCTGCCGAGCGCTCTACCTTCTATGGCGGAGATGAGCGAGGATATATCGATTATCCTGCTTTATCTCTCCAGAGCGCTTAA
- a CDS encoding C39 family peptidase, with amino-acid sequence MKIKVLRNTTFKKSTADSTKLPESDKVQVEAGKIFEIHSWKAIDKNHLKVALLKDFLGNPPQNTWHVYTPHAQLINNQNQVTTATPQRPRISLPLPARRLPERKILNVPHKSQLDNALNPTGACNVTSYAMVMAYLQIKGQTGVGQLEDELYRYMERNRLSRWEPLDLAKMGRAYGLKVDFTTQARLSDIRKAIAEGKPCIIHGYFTSFGHIMVVRGYDANGFFVNDPYGEWFASGYRNDLSGQNLHYSNQLIQSKCSPEGPNFIWLHRLAKA; translated from the coding sequence ATGAAAATCAAAGTTCTTCGCAATACGACTTTTAAGAAATCAACGGCTGACTCTACTAAGCTACCTGAATCAGACAAAGTTCAAGTAGAAGCAGGCAAAATATTTGAGATTCACTCTTGGAAGGCAATCGATAAAAATCATCTCAAGGTGGCACTCCTCAAAGATTTTCTCGGCAATCCCCCACAAAATACCTGGCATGTTTACACGCCTCATGCCCAACTGATCAACAACCAAAACCAAGTCACAACAGCCACCCCCCAAAGGCCCAGGATTTCTCTACCCCTGCCTGCGCGCCGTCTACCAGAACGCAAAATCCTGAATGTCCCGCACAAAAGCCAGTTAGATAATGCCTTAAACCCAACTGGCGCTTGTAATGTTACCTCCTACGCAATGGTGATGGCCTACTTGCAGATTAAAGGGCAGACAGGTGTGGGGCAGTTGGAGGATGAACTATATCGCTACATGGAGCGCAACCGCCTATCACGCTGGGAACCGTTGGATTTGGCGAAGATGGGTCGCGCTTATGGCTTAAAAGTAGATTTCACCACTCAAGCTCGCCTATCCGATATTCGCAAGGCGATCGCGGAAGGGAAACCTTGTATTATTCATGGTTACTTCACTAGCTTCGGCCACATTATGGTAGTTCGCGGTTATGATGCCAACGGCTTCTTTGTCAACGATCCTTATGGAGAGTGGTTTGCATCGGGCTACAGAAACGATTTATCCGGTCAAAATCTTCACTATTCCAATCAGTTAATTCAAAGCAAATGTTCACCAGAAGGCCCAAACTTTATTTGGCTCCATCGGCTCGCTAAAGCTTGA
- a CDS encoding 50S ribosome-binding GTPase encodes MTQPPDADSQSPQPSVPNTPPESGKEAWQRRISGAWNQATTRLNKLLPVDQAGQLTTGWFNVSEAQVAEILAKVRSELPTTEALLIGKPQSGKSSIVRGLTGVSAEIVGQGFRPHTQHTERYAYPSNDVPLLIFTDTVGLGDVNRETQLVIQELIGDLQQQTQCARVLILTVKINDFATDTLRQIAQQLRKRYPEIPCLLAVTCLHELYPSGTADHPIYPPAYEEVNRAFTALQQAFADLCDRAVLIDFTLEEDDYHPVFYGLEAFRDALADLLPEAEAQAIHQLLEQGAGEKIGNLYRDVSRRYLLAFSVVAATLAAVPLPFATMPVLTALQVSLVGSLGKLYGQTLTPSQAGGVVSAIAGGFVAQAIGRELVKFIPGFGSVIAASWAAAYTWALGEGACVYFGDLMGGKTPDPQKIQAVMQEAFKSAQERFKGIKS; translated from the coding sequence ATGACCCAACCCCCTGACGCAGATTCTCAATCCCCTCAGCCATCGGTGCCAAACACACCCCCAGAATCGGGTAAAGAAGCTTGGCAGCGGCGGATTTCAGGAGCTTGGAATCAGGCCACTACTCGCCTCAACAAACTCCTACCAGTCGATCAGGCAGGCCAACTAACCACGGGCTGGTTCAACGTCAGCGAAGCACAAGTGGCTGAGATTTTGGCGAAGGTGCGCTCAGAACTGCCTACCACGGAAGCGCTACTAATTGGCAAACCTCAATCTGGTAAAAGTTCAATCGTCCGGGGCTTGACGGGGGTGTCCGCCGAGATTGTGGGTCAAGGATTTCGGCCCCACACGCAACATACCGAGCGCTATGCTTATCCTTCCAACGATGTACCGCTGCTGATTTTTACCGATACGGTCGGGCTGGGTGATGTGAACCGAGAGACGCAGTTGGTAATTCAGGAACTCATTGGGGATCTGCAACAGCAAACCCAATGTGCCAGAGTGTTGATTCTTACGGTCAAGATTAACGATTTTGCGACCGATACGTTGCGCCAAATTGCTCAGCAGCTTCGTAAACGCTATCCCGAAATTCCTTGCTTACTCGCAGTGACTTGCTTGCATGAGTTGTATCCCTCCGGTACCGCTGATCACCCGATATATCCCCCCGCCTACGAGGAAGTGAATCGCGCTTTTACCGCTTTGCAGCAAGCTTTTGCAGACTTATGCGATCGCGCCGTATTAATCGACTTCACGCTTGAAGAAGATGACTATCATCCAGTATTTTACGGTTTGGAAGCGTTCCGCGATGCCTTAGCAGACCTACTGCCGGAAGCAGAAGCCCAAGCGATTCATCAACTCTTGGAGCAAGGGGCTGGGGAGAAAATCGGCAATCTCTACCGCGATGTCAGTCGTCGCTATCTGTTGGCCTTCTCGGTCGTTGCTGCCACCTTAGCTGCTGTCCCGCTACCCTTTGCTACGATGCCCGTCTTGACTGCTCTACAGGTATCGCTGGTTGGTTCGCTGGGTAAACTTTACGGCCAAACGCTTACCCCATCCCAGGCTGGCGGTGTGGTCAGTGCGATCGCGGGTGGTTTTGTAGCCCAAGCGATCGGACGAGAACTAGTCAAGTTTATCCCTGGCTTTGGGAGCGTGATCGCTGCATCTTGGGCAGCGGCTTACACCTGGGCGTTGGGTGAAGGAGCTTGTGTTTACTTTGGAGACTTGATGGGCGGCAAAACGCCTGATCCCCAGAAGATCCAAGCGGTCATGCAA